The proteins below are encoded in one region of Fibrella aestuarina BUZ 2:
- a CDS encoding adenylate/guanylate cyclase domain-containing protein, translating to MKAKILVVDDEPDLELLIKQKFRRQIREQQYEFSFAQNGLEAIAQIQRNPDIDVVLSDINMPEMDGLTLLTKLAELNPILKAVMVSAYGDMENIRTAMNRGAYDFVCKPVNFEDLELTMQKTIRHVHDLRQTLQAVKENNILRMYVDESVLKFMTRSEFEQSLTASETSTATIVFVDICGFTAIAERETPETVVALINKYFDVMVKEILNQGGYVDKFMGDAVMAVFQGEFHTDRAIEACLAIRSNIAAIQEELSGKPYQPEVSIGLNSGEVVSGNIGSVALRRLDYTVIGDIVNTASRLQSTASAGQILITQACYEKVKESFHCESVGEHKLKNKLAPAHLWNVIS from the coding sequence ATGAAAGCTAAAATACTCGTCGTTGATGATGAACCGGACCTCGAACTGCTGATCAAGCAGAAGTTCCGCCGTCAGATACGCGAACAACAATATGAGTTTTCGTTTGCTCAGAATGGGCTTGAGGCCATAGCCCAGATTCAACGTAACCCCGACATCGACGTGGTGTTGTCGGATATTAACATGCCCGAGATGGATGGGCTCACCCTGTTAACCAAACTGGCTGAACTGAACCCCATCCTCAAGGCGGTGATGGTGTCGGCCTACGGCGACATGGAGAATATCCGGACAGCCATGAACCGGGGGGCCTATGATTTCGTGTGCAAGCCCGTCAACTTCGAAGACCTCGAACTGACGATGCAGAAGACCATCCGGCACGTTCACGACCTGCGGCAGACGCTACAGGCCGTGAAAGAGAACAACATCCTGCGCATGTACGTGGATGAGAGCGTCCTGAAGTTCATGACTCGCTCGGAGTTTGAGCAGTCGCTGACGGCCAGTGAAACCAGCACCGCCACCATTGTTTTTGTCGACATTTGCGGGTTTACGGCCATCGCCGAGCGCGAAACGCCCGAGACCGTGGTTGCCTTGATCAACAAGTACTTCGATGTGATGGTGAAGGAAATCCTGAATCAGGGTGGGTACGTCGATAAGTTTATGGGCGACGCCGTGATGGCCGTTTTCCAGGGCGAATTCCACACCGACCGGGCCATCGAAGCCTGTCTGGCCATCCGGTCAAACATCGCCGCCATTCAGGAAGAACTATCGGGCAAACCCTACCAGCCCGAAGTGTCGATTGGCCTCAACAGTGGTGAGGTTGTCTCGGGGAATATTGGTTCGGTAGCCCTGCGCCGCCTCGATTACACCGTCATCGGCGACATCGTCAACACGGCTTCGCGCCTGCAATCGACGGCCTCAGCGGGCCAGATCCTGATCACGCAGGCCTGTTATGAAAAAGTAAAAGAGTCGTTCCACTGCGAGAGCGTCGGCGAGCACAAGCTGAAAAACAAGCTGGCCCCCGCCCACCTCTGGAATGTAATCTCGTAG